A stretch of Alligator mississippiensis isolate rAllMis1 chromosome 14, rAllMis1, whole genome shotgun sequence DNA encodes these proteins:
- the LOC102564969 gene encoding C-C motif chemokine 5 has product MKVSVAALALFLISAFSSQASSAPVGLDMMTMCCSGYATRPIPRSHVKEYFYTSSMCTQSAVIFVTRKNRHICANPEDEWVRKFVNFLEIQ; this is encoded by the exons ATGAAGGTCTCTGTGGCTGCTCTTGCTCTTTTCCTTATTtctgccttctcctcccaggCATCGAGTGCTCCAG TTGGACTTGACATGATGACTATGTGCTGCTCTGGCTATGCCACCCGGCCAATCCCCCGGAGCCACGTGAAGGAGTATTTCTACACCAGCAGTATGTGTACTCAGTCTGCTGTCAT ATTTGTCACCAGGAAGAATCGACACATCTGTGCCAACCCTGAGGATGAATGGGTCCGCAAATTTGTGAACTTCTTAGAAATCCAGTGA